One Setaria viridis chromosome 5, Setaria_viridis_v4.0, whole genome shotgun sequence genomic region harbors:
- the LOC117858744 gene encoding uncharacterized protein yields MPLPFPLRASLDRSRASPRRRAAGPIEMHAPILAPHPPAARGSLKRAVDEEIEADSAAFCRTCHEPGDEIISPCRCKGTQQFVHRSCLDHWRSVRESCVSLY; encoded by the exons ATGCCCCTCCCCTTTCCCCTGCGCGCTTCGCTCGATCGCAGCAGGGCTTCACCGCGTCGTCGCGCCGCGGGACCGATCGAGATGCACGCCCCGATCCTCGCGCCGCACCCGCCAGCGGCGAGGGGCTCGCTGAAGAGAGCAGTGGACGAGGAGATCGAGGCCGACTCCGCCGCCTTCTGCCGCACCTGCCACGAGCCCG GTGATGAGATTATCTCGCCCTGTAGGTGCAAGGGGACGCAGCAGTTCGTGCACCGCTCTTGCCTTGACCACTGGAGGTCTGTCAGG gagagctgcgtatctttgtattaa
- the LOC140222870 gene encoding F-box/LRR-repeat protein At3g26922-like, with the protein MDAVFNLSCSTRPTVTSTSTLAAAAGVGYDDGKDRISALPEDLLYDVVSRLPIRDAVHTTTLSNRWRDIWSSAPLVLFDQDIDIDPGPKRVSVVDSVLVSHRGPFRSVDLFSCDSKDHEPELARWTRILAERGVQDLVFIRPRVTVDMALPAAILRCDKLCRLHLGFWEFPDTTNLSNGVPNFPKLRELKVFGILMADGDLDRMLSSSPALEKLALDMSHRPPKHVRLLGQNLKCVISYGTIAVEVAVVEAPCMPGATRPVGNLVQAGTNASPMCRVSSVKILAIKVNFFAEVQMLPSLLRCFPRIEVLHIEVTVYVILSLLQLFGRFSSLLACFLCNCDVC; encoded by the exons ATGGACGCGGTCTTCAACTTATCCTGCAGCACCCGCCCCACCGTCACCAGCACCTCCACCCTCGCCGCTGCTGCAGGCGTGGGCTACGACGACGGCAAGGACCGCATCAGCGCCCTCCCCGAAGACCTCCTCTACGACGTCGTCTCCCGCCTCCCCATCAGGGACGCCGTGCACACCACCACGCTCTCCAACCGCTGGCGCGACATCTGGAGCTCTGCGCCGCTCGTCCTCTTCGACCAGGACATAGACATCGACCCAGGGCCCAAGCGCGTCTCCGTCGTCGACAGCGTCCTCGTGAGCCACCGGGGCCCGTTCCGCTCCGTCGACCTCTTCTCGTGCGACTCGAAGGACCACGAGCCCGAGCTCGCCCGGTGGACGCGGATCCTCGCCGAGAGGGGCGTCCAGGACCTCGTCTTCATCAGGCCCCGGGTGACCGTCGACATGGCCCTCCCCGCCGCGATTCTCCGCTGCGACAAGCTCTGCCGCCTCCACCTTGGTTTCTGGGAGTTTCCGGACACCACCAACCTCTCGAACGGCGTTCCCAACTTCCCAAAGCTTCGGGAGCTCAAGGTCTTCGGCATTCTCATGGCGGACGGGGACCTCGACCGCATGCTCTCTTCCAGCCCCGCCCTCGAGAAGCTGGCGCTCGACATGAGCCACCGCCCGCCAAAGCATGTCCGTCTCCTCGGCCAGAACCTCAAGTGCGTGATCTCCTATGGTACAATTGCAGTCGAGGTCGCCGTAGTTGAAGCGCCGTGCATGCCTGGAGCGACTCGTCCTGTGGGAAACTTA GTGCAGGCTGGCACGAATGCAAGCCCAATGTGCAGGGTCTCCAGTGTCAAAATCTTAGCAATAAAGGTGAATTTCTTTGCAGAAGTCCAGATGCTGCCCAGTTTGCTCAGATGCTTTCCCAGAATCGAGGTTTTGCACATAGAGGTAACTGTTTACGTGATACTTTCACTACTTCAGTTATTTGGGCGTTTTTCATCTTTACTCGCTTGTTTCTTATGTAATTGTGATGTTTGCTAA